One segment of Lentisphaera araneosa HTCC2155 DNA contains the following:
- a CDS encoding IS91 family transposase, whose protein sequence is MMDLVELSERYWDELSSTLDQDQRRAFKAMMNCRQQSAGGSYYACTSCGHVHYHCRSCGNRFCSRCQNHRASQWLHRQKQRLLPCPYFMVTFTLPSSLRAIPRWRRKEMFDALFMASSQALKEMCKDRLGGECGMIGVLHTHGRDLCYHPHIHYIVPGLVLNSQEKLLRVIKKNYLVNNKALGALYRGKFLAALTEHKIGFQSSLYAKKWNVDCRSVGQGLHAL, encoded by the coding sequence ATGATGGATTTAGTCGAGCTCAGCGAAAGATATTGGGACGAGCTGAGTTCGACACTTGATCAGGATCAGAGACGCGCTTTTAAGGCTATGATGAATTGCCGTCAGCAGAGTGCAGGTGGATCTTACTATGCCTGCACGAGTTGTGGACATGTTCATTATCACTGCCGATCTTGCGGAAACCGCTTCTGTAGCCGTTGCCAAAACCATCGGGCGAGCCAGTGGCTTCATCGACAAAAACAGCGTCTCTTGCCATGTCCTTACTTCATGGTGACCTTTACTCTGCCGAGCTCTTTGCGTGCCATTCCAAGATGGCGACGAAAAGAGATGTTTGATGCCTTGTTCATGGCCTCAAGTCAAGCTCTCAAAGAGATGTGTAAAGATCGTCTTGGTGGTGAATGTGGCATGATTGGCGTTCTGCATACCCATGGGCGAGACTTGTGCTATCATCCTCATATTCACTACATCGTTCCCGGGCTCGTACTCAATAGTCAGGAAAAGCTCTTACGAGTGATCAAGAAAAATTATCTCGTCAACAATAAAGCTTTAGGCGCATTGTATCGTGGTAAATTTCTCGCAGCCTTAACTGAGCACAAAATTGGCTTCCAATCCTCGCTTTATGCAAAAAAGTGGAATGTGGATTGCCGAAGTGTAGGCCAAGGGCTTCATGCCCT